The Ochrobactrum quorumnocens genome has a segment encoding these proteins:
- a CDS encoding ArsR/SmtB family transcription factor, whose amino-acid sequence MIKNDVFRALADPTRRAIFEKLATGSLNASALREGVEISQPAMSQHLAVLRGAKLVKEERQGRFVNYEVDPEGLAFIALWLAKYHTFWPQRIETLKALLKDMDQ is encoded by the coding sequence ATGATTAAGAATGATGTATTCCGAGCGCTGGCAGATCCCACTCGCCGCGCAATCTTTGAGAAGCTGGCTACAGGTAGCCTGAACGCCAGCGCGTTACGCGAGGGTGTGGAGATCAGTCAACCTGCGATGTCTCAGCATCTCGCGGTTCTGCGGGGTGCAAAGCTTGTGAAGGAAGAACGACAAGGCCGCTTTGTGAACTACGAGGTCGATCCTGAGGGGCTGGCCTTCATCGCACTATGGTTGGCTAAGTATCATACCTTCTGGCCTCAACGCATTGAAACTCTTAAGGCCTTGCTGAAGGATATGGACCAATGA
- a CDS encoding MFS transporter — protein sequence MSNPYREIFSAPGAVRFSTAAFFARMPFAMAPVGIVAMLAQTHGEYWLAGAVSATFALTNAFAAPQISRLVDRFGQSRVVIPTTVISVIAFVFLIAATNQSWSNWTLFVSAFFAGSMPSIPAMVRARWTEIFRNRPELNTAFAFESAADELVYISGASLSVALAVSLFPEAGMLISTAFLAVGTTAFILQRSSEPPIRSIDLTITRRSAIWSRPVQIITLALIFVGSTFATAEVSAVAITRELGQPKAASIVIGVYAIGSFIVGITLGALALRMPLHRQLMIAVSILALTALPLPFAGTSTLALATAVFISGIAISPTFITAFGLIERRVPETMLTEGITWVMTGIGIGMAFGAFVSGLVVDHFGAANGFWVSVAASFMAAAIVALSQASLSGETKSEEYCASCAIELGE from the coding sequence ATGTCTAATCCATATAGGGAAATTTTCAGCGCTCCAGGCGCTGTGCGCTTTTCAACCGCAGCATTCTTCGCGCGCATGCCTTTTGCGATGGCACCAGTTGGTATTGTCGCCATGCTGGCCCAGACCCATGGGGAATATTGGCTCGCGGGAGCGGTTTCTGCCACGTTTGCGCTAACCAATGCATTTGCGGCACCGCAAATATCGCGACTCGTCGACCGTTTTGGTCAAAGCCGCGTCGTAATACCCACTACTGTCATTTCGGTAATAGCTTTCGTCTTTCTAATAGCGGCTACAAATCAGAGTTGGTCCAACTGGACGCTATTTGTTTCTGCATTCTTTGCAGGTTCTATGCCTAGTATCCCCGCGATGGTTCGGGCTAGATGGACAGAAATTTTCCGTAACCGCCCAGAACTAAATACCGCATTTGCGTTCGAATCAGCTGCGGATGAACTTGTTTATATTTCGGGGGCTTCGCTTTCTGTTGCATTGGCCGTGTCACTGTTTCCCGAAGCGGGAATGCTTATAAGCACAGCTTTTCTTGCGGTTGGAACTACTGCCTTCATTCTCCAGCGATCAAGTGAACCACCAATTCGGTCAATTGATCTGACTATCACGCGGCGTTCGGCGATCTGGTCGCGTCCAGTTCAGATTATCACGCTCGCGCTCATATTTGTCGGTTCCACATTTGCAACAGCGGAAGTCAGCGCCGTAGCAATCACCAGAGAACTTGGTCAACCCAAAGCAGCCAGCATTGTTATCGGTGTCTATGCCATCGGTTCATTCATCGTCGGAATAACGCTGGGAGCACTTGCGCTTCGCATGCCTCTGCATCGCCAGCTGATGATTGCCGTGAGCATTCTGGCGTTGACTGCTCTGCCTCTACCCTTTGCGGGAACATCGACATTGGCTCTCGCAACGGCTGTGTTCATCAGCGGCATTGCCATTTCTCCTACATTCATTACGGCCTTCGGATTGATCGAGCGTCGGGTGCCTGAAACAATGCTAACCGAAGGAATAACCTGGGTTATGACAGGCATAGGCATAGGAATGGCGTTTGGCGCTTTCGTTTCGGGGTTGGTTGTCGACCATTTTGGCGCAGCAAATGGGTTTTGGGTTTCAGTGGCGGCGAGTTTCATGGCAGCTGCAATCGTCGCGCTTAGCCAGGCCAGCCTCTCGGGAGAGACGAAAAGCGAGGAATACTGCGCTTCTTGTGCAATTGAGCTGGGCGAATAA
- a CDS encoding SRPBCC family protein: MNDDKAKQQAACINLEFDLDALPEKVWRAISNREIRESWLPKDALIDTESAVIKPSEEVRYRMRDDAPPFLESIVTFTIIPNMSGGTHLRIVHELTDTRLDRTKKQAANNNGSPFMHAA; this comes from the coding sequence ATGAACGATGACAAGGCCAAGCAGCAGGCCGCCTGTATCAACTTGGAATTTGATTTAGACGCTTTGCCCGAAAAGGTCTGGCGCGCGATCAGCAATCGGGAAATTAGGGAAAGCTGGTTGCCGAAAGACGCGTTGATCGATACAGAATCGGCAGTTATCAAGCCTAGCGAAGAAGTTCGGTATAGAATGCGTGATGACGCCCCACCTTTCCTTGAAAGCATAGTAACATTTACAATCATCCCGAATATGTCGGGTGGCACACATCTGCGGATTGTCCATGAATTGACTGACACACGGCTTGATCGAACGAAGAAACAGGCGGCGAACAACAACGGTTCGCCTTTCATGCACGCCGCCTGA
- a CDS encoding ATP-dependent Clp protease proteolytic subunit, whose protein sequence is MREAMQLVPTVIEQSSSGERSFDIYSRLLRERIIFLNGEVNDTVSALVCAQLLFLEAENPRKPINLYINSPGGVVTSGLAIYDTMRFIRAPVHTLCMGTARSMGSFLLMAGEPNERAALPNASILIHQPSGGFQGQASDILIHAEETLKIKQRMTRLYAEHCGLSYEEFERGMDRDRFLTAEEALEWGIIDRILEAREGRETV, encoded by the coding sequence ATGCGCGAAGCAATGCAGCTTGTCCCTACGGTCATTGAGCAATCAAGTAGCGGGGAGAGGTCTTTTGACATTTACTCTCGCCTTCTTCGCGAGAGGATTATCTTTCTTAACGGCGAGGTCAACGACACGGTTTCGGCTCTGGTTTGCGCACAGCTACTTTTTCTCGAGGCAGAGAACCCGAGGAAGCCTATCAATCTCTACATTAATTCGCCGGGCGGCGTCGTTACAAGTGGCTTGGCAATTTATGACACCATGCGCTTTATTCGTGCACCAGTTCATACGCTTTGCATGGGGACCGCCCGTTCGATGGGATCGTTCCTGCTGATGGCGGGTGAGCCGAATGAAAGAGCCGCATTGCCCAATGCCAGTATACTCATCCATCAACCGTCTGGCGGCTTTCAGGGGCAGGCGTCCGACATTCTCATACATGCGGAGGAAACCCTGAAGATCAAACAACGCATGACCCGTCTTTACGCGGAGCATTGTGGTCTCTCCTATGAAGAGTTTGAGCGTGGAATGGACCGCGACCGATTTTTAACTGCAGAAGAAGCGCTAGAATGGGGTATTATCGACCGTATTCTAGAAGCCCGTGAGGGAAGAGAAACTGTGTAA
- a CDS encoding TetR/AcrR family transcriptional regulator produces the protein MRKPRSEMIVETKAKLVAAGRRAFGAVGYAEASMDDFTASAGLTRGALYHHFGDKKGLLQAVINEIDLEMATRLRAISKTAPDPWQGFVDENAAYIEMALEPEIQRIMFRDGPAVFGDPSGWPNASGCIKAMAQSLDRLLADGIIVEIDTEAAARLINAASSSAAQWIANSSVPEMTSKRAVKAFRTFLEGLLITNNRKLLGH, from the coding sequence ATGCGCAAACCGCGGAGCGAAATGATTGTCGAAACAAAGGCGAAGCTTGTCGCTGCGGGCCGCAGGGCCTTTGGTGCAGTTGGATATGCGGAAGCATCGATGGATGACTTCACGGCATCTGCTGGGCTAACAAGAGGTGCTCTTTATCATCACTTTGGCGACAAGAAAGGCCTGTTGCAAGCTGTAATCAACGAAATTGATTTGGAGATGGCGACAAGATTACGTGCGATTTCTAAAACCGCTCCCGATCCGTGGCAGGGCTTCGTTGATGAGAATGCGGCCTATATTGAAATGGCGCTTGAACCTGAGATCCAGCGCATTATGTTTCGTGACGGTCCGGCGGTATTTGGCGACCCCTCAGGATGGCCAAACGCCAGCGGCTGCATTAAAGCCATGGCTCAAAGCCTTGATAGATTGCTAGCAGATGGCATCATTGTCGAAATTGATACCGAAGCAGCAGCGCGACTTATCAATGCTGCAAGCAGCAGTGCGGCACAATGGATTGCTAATTCGAGCGTTCCTGAGATGACTTCAAAGCGCGCTGTCAAAGCGTTCCGGACGTTTTTGGAGGGCTTGCTAATCACAAATAATCGAAAATTATTGGGACATTAA